The proteins below are encoded in one region of Myxococcales bacterium:
- the leuC gene encoding 3-isopropylmalate dehydratase large subunit — MPKTLFEKIWNKHIVAEEAGRPAILYIDLHLIHEVTSPQAFDGLRGRGLKVRRPDRTFATMDHSTPTVPKKLRVLDTQAQAQMQKLRDNCKEFGIELEGLDDPKNGIVHVIGPEMGLTQPGMTIVCGDSHTSTHGAFGSLAFGIGTSEVEHVLATQCLLQRKAKTFEVRVDGKLSPGVGAKDIILALCAKIGTGGGTGYVLEYRGDAIRALDMEARMTVCNMSIEAGARAGLIAPDDTTFEYLAGRERAPKGAAWDKAVAEWRKLPSDDGAVFDKSITIDASKLEPMITYGTNPGMGVGINEAIPSVESFSDPSDQANFKKALSYMGIEAGKALAGNKIDVVFIGSCTNSRISDLRAAAGMLKGRKVSAQVQTLVVPGSQSIKEQAEAEGLDKIFTEAGAEWRNPGCSMCIAMNGDQLKPGQYAVSTSNRNFEGRQGKGGRTFLASPLTAVASAIKGCVTDPRTLV; from the coding sequence ATGCCCAAAACACTTTTCGAAAAAATCTGGAATAAACACATTGTCGCAGAAGAAGCTGGCAGACCAGCCATCCTTTATATTGATCTGCATTTGATTCACGAAGTGACTTCACCACAGGCTTTTGACGGTCTGCGTGGGCGAGGCTTAAAGGTGCGGCGTCCCGATCGAACCTTTGCGACCATGGATCATTCCACACCCACTGTGCCAAAAAAGCTTCGTGTGCTTGATACGCAAGCGCAAGCGCAGATGCAAAAGCTGCGCGATAACTGCAAAGAGTTTGGCATTGAACTTGAGGGGCTTGATGACCCTAAAAACGGTATCGTGCACGTGATTGGACCGGAGATGGGTCTAACCCAGCCAGGCATGACCATCGTCTGCGGCGATAGTCACACCTCAACGCATGGTGCTTTCGGCTCACTTGCTTTTGGTATCGGCACAAGCGAAGTCGAGCATGTGCTTGCAACACAGTGCTTGCTACAGCGCAAAGCCAAAACCTTTGAAGTGCGGGTCGATGGGAAACTTTCGCCTGGAGTAGGCGCTAAAGATATTATCTTGGCTCTTTGTGCAAAAATCGGCACAGGTGGCGGCACAGGGTATGTGCTTGAGTACCGCGGTGATGCAATACGGGCCTTGGACATGGAAGCGCGCATGACCGTATGCAACATGAGCATTGAGGCTGGGGCTCGTGCAGGTCTAATCGCGCCAGACGACACCACTTTTGAGTACCTAGCTGGACGCGAGCGTGCTCCGAAAGGTGCCGCCTGGGATAAGGCGGTTGCTGAGTGGCGTAAACTTCCAAGCGATGATGGAGCAGTCTTTGATAAATCAATCACTATTGATGCATCGAAACTTGAGCCCATGATTACTTACGGAACCAACCCGGGCATGGGCGTTGGCATAAACGAAGCCATTCCTTCAGTCGAGAGTTTCTCGGATCCATCGGATCAAGCAAACTTCAAAAAAGCGCTTAGCTACATGGGCATCGAAGCAGGCAAAGCTCTTGCTGGAAACAAAATCGATGTGGTGTTTATTGGTTCATGCACCAATTCACGCATATCCGATCTTCGTGCTGCGGCAGGCATGCTCAAAGGACGCAAGGTCTCAGCGCAAGTGCAAACACTAGTAGTGCCTGGCTCTCAAAGCATCAAAGAGCAAGCTGAAGCCGAAGGCCTTGATAAAATCTTTACCGAAGCTGGAGCCGAATGGCGCAACCCAGGCTGCTCCATGTGCATCGCGATGAATGGCGATCAACTCAAACCGGGGCAGTATGCAGTGAGCACCAGCAACCGCAACTTTGAAGGACGGCAAGGCAAAGGTGGTCGTACCTTTCTCGCTTCTCCACTGACTGCCGTAGCATCAGCCATCAAAGGCTGCGTCACCGATCCTCGAACCCTCGTTTAG